From the genome of Geminocystis herdmanii PCC 6308, one region includes:
- a CDS encoding 2Fe-2S iron-sulfur cluster-binding protein has translation MANTYQVRLVNQEKGIDTVIEVNADEYILDAAERQGFNLPYSCRAGVCVSCTGKLKEGTLKHDYDFLKAKEIEAGFFLTCKAFATSDCVVETHQEDALLDL, from the coding sequence ATGGCAAATACTTATCAGGTTAGATTAGTTAATCAAGAAAAAGGTATTGACACTGTAATTGAAGTCAATGCCGATGAATATATCCTCGATGCTGCCGAGAGACAAGGATTTAATTTACCCTACTCTTGTCGTGCTGGAGTATGTGTTAGTTGTACAGGAAAATTAAAAGAGGGTACTCTCAAACACGACTACGACTTTTTAAAAGCCAAAGAAATCGAAGCTGGTTTTTTCCTTACTTGTAAAGCCTTTGCCACTTCTGATTGTGTCGTAGAAACTCATCAAGAAGATGCTTTATTAGACTTATAA
- a CDS encoding DUF922 domain-containing Zn-dependent protease yields MNKKYISLLLLVLMAVFLTNFLNLTVEAKPVINITTNYYNVRGKTVSDIAKSLYNDSPIIYQGNKYHGYTSWNIRWNFNWYQYPNYCQITTVKTTVNVKYTLPKLITYASLSSPIKQKWDRYYQALINHEEGHKNFGVNSAHNIEKTILNMGKRNSCQLLEKDANIIGHNVIKSTIEQEKEYDRITNHGVTQGAIFP; encoded by the coding sequence ATGAATAAGAAATATATCTCTTTATTATTACTGGTTTTAATGGCAGTATTTCTGACAAATTTTTTAAATTTAACTGTGGAAGCAAAGCCAGTAATTAATATTACTACTAACTATTATAATGTCAGGGGAAAAACTGTTTCAGACATTGCAAAAAGTTTATATAATGATAGCCCGATTATATATCAAGGAAACAAATATCATGGTTATACATCATGGAATATAAGATGGAATTTTAACTGGTATCAGTATCCTAATTATTGTCAAATTACTACTGTTAAAACCACTGTTAATGTAAAATATACTTTACCTAAATTAATTACTTATGCTTCTTTATCTTCACCTATTAAACAAAAATGGGATAGATATTATCAAGCCTTAATTAACCATGAAGAAGGGCATAAAAATTTTGGCGTTAATTCTGCTCATAATATCGAAAAAACTATTCTTAATATGGGAAAAAGAAATTCCTGCCAACTATTAGAAAAAGATGCTAATATTATCGGTCATAATGTTATTAAAAGCACGATCGAGCAAGAAAAAGAGTATGATAGAATCACTAATCATGGAGTAACCCAAGGTGCAATTTTTCCATAA
- a CDS encoding alpha/beta fold hydrolase: MATRKTFIKPDNIEISYLEWNQDKTPLLLLHGMADHGLVWGKLGDYLQENYHIIAPDLRGHGNSSKPEKGYFTEDIVKDLEALVNHLGWTKFHILAHSWSAKFVPIWATKKPDIFQSMILVDPFYINKLPNWIQITFPLLYQVLPFLKMTGDFPSYEFAENLAKTLKQYQGWSDFQQEVFKYSIQQNDNDIWSSKFAIQARDEIFTDVMLKAGLTEKLTIPTLFIQPEKGLNRSNFQIQPFKDYLPNLTIKKVPSNHWAFLVEPQPFNKVIKEFLQQH, from the coding sequence ATGGCAACTCGTAAAACATTTATTAAACCCGATAATATCGAGATTTCTTACTTAGAATGGAATCAAGATAAAACCCCATTATTATTATTACATGGCATGGCGGATCATGGTTTAGTGTGGGGAAAATTGGGAGATTATTTACAGGAAAATTATCATATTATCGCTCCAGATTTGCGAGGGCATGGTAATAGTAGTAAACCAGAAAAAGGCTACTTTACTGAAGATATAGTTAAGGATTTAGAGGCTTTAGTTAACCATTTAGGATGGACAAAATTTCATATATTAGCCCATTCTTGGAGTGCAAAATTTGTGCCGATTTGGGCAACAAAAAAACCTGATATTTTTCAAAGTATGATTTTAGTTGATCCCTTTTATATCAATAAACTACCTAATTGGATTCAAATAACTTTTCCCTTACTTTATCAAGTATTACCCTTTCTGAAAATGACGGGAGATTTTCCTAGTTATGAATTTGCAGAAAATTTAGCTAAAACCTTAAAACAATATCAAGGATGGAGTGATTTTCAACAGGAAGTTTTTAAGTATAGTATCCAACAAAATGATAACGATATTTGGTCAAGTAAATTTGCAATTCAAGCTAGAGATGAAATTTTTACTGATGTGATGTTAAAGGCTGGATTAACCGAAAAATTAACGATTCCTACCTTATTTATTCAACCAGAAAAAGGCTTAAATCGATCGAACTTTCAAATACAACCTTTTAAAGATTATTTACCTAATTTAACTATTAAAAAAGTACCTAGTAATCATTGGGCTTTTTTAGTCGAACCGCAACCATTTAACAAGGTAATAAAAGAATTTTTACAACAACATTAA
- a CDS encoding DNA methyltransferase, whose product MNNQLFYGDNLDVLRRHIKDESVDLCYIDPPFNSKRNYNQIYNNIGKEDRAQAQAFIDTWTWDDLANIGLAEIKENYHGKFTQKTVDLICGLEPVLGKGSLFAYLVNMTLRIVEIHRVLKPTGSFYLHCDPSASHYLKLVLDAIFCSQKGDFLNEIIWKRTTSHSDAKKRFGRNNDIILFYVKTANNYTWNPQYGNLSDKRMNNYNYQDEDGRLWASGDLTAKGLSGGGYEYEYKGVKNYWRCPLETMKQLDVENRLYFTSKGGIRIKRYLDENKGQLIQQIFDDIPPISSQAKERLGYPTQKPKALLERIIKASSNKGDVILDAFCGCGTTVEVAQLLDRNWIGIDITYQSIGVVIKRLEDSFGKEVLENITLNGIPKDMESAQALALKKDDRTRKEFEKWAVLTYTNNRAIINDKKGADKGIDGIAYFDSGKDKPEKIIIQVKSGKVKSGDIRDLLGTMTINEATLGIFLTLNEPTKDMIKTAKEAGIYQSKFMSNPVDKISIVTIREIIEEQKRLDIRLVLEVLKSAEKQRETKSDQIKINFSN is encoded by the coding sequence ATGAATAATCAATTATTTTACGGTGATAATTTAGACGTTTTAAGAAGACATATTAAAGATGAATCCGTGGATTTGTGTTATATCGATCCTCCCTTCAATTCTAAGCGCAATTATAACCAAATTTATAACAATATTGGAAAAGAAGATCGAGCTCAAGCACAGGCTTTTATTGATACTTGGACATGGGATGATTTAGCTAATATTGGTTTAGCTGAAATCAAGGAAAATTATCACGGTAAATTCACTCAAAAAACCGTTGATTTAATCTGTGGATTAGAGCCAGTTTTAGGAAAGGGAAGTTTATTTGCTTATCTGGTAAATATGACTTTAAGAATAGTAGAAATTCATCGAGTTTTAAAGCCGACAGGGAGTTTTTATCTCCATTGTGATCCTTCCGCTAGTCATTATTTAAAATTAGTTTTAGATGCCATTTTTTGCTCTCAAAAAGGCGATTTTTTAAACGAAATTATCTGGAAAAGAACCACATCTCATAGTGATGCAAAAAAGAGATTTGGACGAAATAATGATATTATTCTTTTTTATGTAAAAACTGCTAATAATTATACATGGAATCCTCAATATGGTAATTTATCAGATAAAAGAATGAATAATTATAATTATCAAGATGAAGATGGAAGATTATGGGCAAGTGGTGATTTAACCGCAAAAGGTTTAAGCGGTGGAGGTTATGAATATGAGTATAAAGGAGTAAAAAATTATTGGCGTTGCCCATTAGAAACAATGAAGCAATTAGACGTAGAAAATAGGCTTTATTTTACTTCAAAAGGTGGTATCAGAATTAAGCGTTATTTAGATGAAAATAAAGGACAATTAATTCAACAAATTTTCGATGATATTCCTCCTATTTCCTCTCAAGCAAAAGAAAGATTAGGCTATCCAACCCAAAAACCCAAAGCATTATTAGAAAGAATTATTAAAGCTAGTAGTAATAAAGGAGATGTGATATTAGATGCCTTTTGCGGTTGCGGTACAACCGTTGAAGTTGCCCAATTACTAGATAGAAATTGGATAGGAATTGATATAACTTATCAAAGTATTGGGGTAGTTATTAAAAGATTAGAAGATAGTTTTGGTAAAGAAGTTTTAGAAAATATAACCCTTAATGGCATTCCTAAAGACATGGAATCTGCCCAAGCATTAGCCTTAAAAAAAGACGATCGAACTAGGAAAGAATTTGAAAAATGGGCTGTTTTAACCTATACGAATAATAGGGCAATAATTAACGATAAAAAAGGAGCAGATAAAGGTATTGACGGTATCGCTTATTTTGATAGTGGCAAAGATAAACCAGAAAAAATTATTATTCAAGTCAAATCCGGCAAGGTAAAATCAGGTGATATTCGAGATTTATTAGGTACAATGACGATAAACGAGGCAACTTTAGGAATATTTCTTACCCTTAACGAGCCAACAAAAGACATGATTAAGACTGCCAAAGAAGCAGGAATTTATCAAAGTAAATTTATGAGTAATCCTGTGGATAAAATTTCGATCGTAACGATAAGAGAAATTATTGAGGAACAAAAAAGACTTGATATAAGATTAGTCTTAGAAGTCTTAAAAAGTGCTGAAAAACAAAGAGAAACCAAAAGCGATCAAATCAAAATTAACTTTTCTAATTAA
- a CDS encoding sensor histidine kinase: protein MTLNIVENNYHSLENLGSELVFTQDVLGNYHSFYWRSNLPELGIITENSKTQLLPLAKSAYLERIKRILTRKIPEQCHCILCYEHHSFPFELIISPIILQKGTAELVLVMGRFLNNDEVCLTSSLPTNPDPYQKLLTTIARKIRRTLDLNTIWQQTVDSIGEALRTNRCLLLTSNEQEEYLEIKAEYRESQYPSLLGKRLSFADYPILQEVVFDREFRIITDKLYPSCDSLSVLLVPTFYQQEFNGIIVLHQCDRLRQWNQAELELVQELADQVGTAMAHAMLYQKLEQANIEAKEASRLKSEFLASTSHELRTPLNGILGFLKLILDDMTDSREEEIEFLDQAYNSALHLLNLINDILDIAKIEAGKLEFNLDTISLQKIYQDIEKFASTQAQKKNLSFDINLPPTYDQVLLYADYQRLLQVMLNLVGNSLKFTQIGGIEITTEIIPKTIKLQEKTFPGMVKISVADTGIGVSLDKQEKLFETFYQVDGSRTKAYGGTGLGLAISKRLVEAMGGKISFYSMGEELGSTVTLTIPLSQIPLLKKSE from the coding sequence ATGACACTAAATATAGTTGAAAATAACTATCACAGTCTGGAAAATTTAGGTAGTGAATTGGTTTTTACTCAAGATGTCTTGGGTAATTATCATTCTTTTTATTGGCGATCGAATTTACCAGAGTTAGGTATCATTACGGAAAATTCAAAAACGCAACTTTTACCCCTTGCTAAATCTGCTTACTTGGAAAGAATCAAAAGAATCTTAACTCGTAAAATTCCTGAACAATGTCATTGTATTTTATGTTATGAACATCATTCTTTTCCTTTTGAATTAATCATTAGTCCCATTATTCTGCAAAAAGGTACTGCGGAATTAGTTTTAGTCATGGGTCGTTTTTTGAATAATGATGAAGTTTGTTTAACTTCTTCTTTACCAACAAATCCAGACCCTTACCAGAAATTACTCACTACCATAGCAAGAAAAATTCGCCGTACCCTCGATTTGAATACCATTTGGCAACAAACCGTTGATAGTATCGGAGAAGCATTGAGGACAAATCGTTGTCTTTTGTTAACATCTAATGAACAGGAGGAATATCTAGAAATTAAGGCAGAATATCGTGAGAGTCAATATCCTTCTCTGTTGGGAAAACGGTTAAGTTTTGCTGATTATCCCATTCTTCAAGAAGTTGTGTTCGATCGAGAATTTAGGATAATTACAGATAAATTGTACCCTAGTTGTGATTCTTTATCTGTATTATTAGTACCAACTTTTTATCAACAAGAATTTAATGGAATTATTGTGCTACATCAGTGCGATCGACTTCGACAATGGAATCAAGCAGAATTAGAATTAGTACAAGAATTAGCAGATCAAGTAGGCACAGCCATGGCTCATGCTATGTTATACCAAAAGCTAGAACAAGCAAATATTGAAGCCAAAGAAGCATCCCGATTAAAAAGCGAATTTTTAGCTAGTACAAGTCACGAATTAAGAACACCTTTAAACGGCATTTTAGGATTTTTAAAACTCATCCTTGATGATATGACAGATAGTCGAGAAGAAGAAATAGAATTTCTTGATCAAGCCTATAATTCCGCACTGCATCTACTAAACTTAATTAACGATATTTTAGATATTGCCAAAATAGAAGCAGGAAAACTAGAATTTAACCTCGATACCATTTCTTTACAAAAAATTTATCAAGACATCGAAAAATTTGCTTCGACTCAAGCCCAAAAGAAAAATTTATCTTTTGACATCAACTTACCCCCTACCTATGATCAAGTCTTACTCTATGCCGACTATCAACGACTACTGCAAGTAATGTTAAATCTCGTGGGTAACTCCTTAAAATTTACTCAAATAGGAGGCATTGAAATCACCACAGAAATTATCCCCAAAACCATTAAACTTCAAGAAAAAACTTTCCCCGGCATGGTAAAAATCAGTGTCGCAGATACAGGCATAGGAGTTTCCTTAGACAAACAAGAAAAACTCTTTGAAACATTTTACCAAGTCGATGGCTCTCGAACCAAGGCTTATGGAGGTACAGGATTAGGGTTAGCAATTTCCAAACGTTTAGTAGAGGCGATGGGGGGAAAAATCTCATTTTATAGCATGGGGGAAGAATTAGGCTCAACCGTTACATTAACGATTCCCTTATCTCAAATTCCCCTCTTGAAAAAAAGTGAATAA
- a CDS encoding BON domain-containing protein encodes MNTGNNRKNARVVYREYTDSDGNIRTEYKDAKGNIYTEYQDANGTFHTDEQNSINHKLADARIQDARVDNAVAQIDRSDKNISKGLLIGVIVTTVAGLVAGVIYFLNDLNNPQPVPIVTIPTEKVNPNPTPIKVVEKEVVKIVPVQVPVPTPMPTVKAPEAKAPETKTPEAKAPETKTPEPNNNPTVNNNITVKPSESNSVPVAKPSETTTKPVVIPNNSVKGKNDTVLKNEILKTFQGNLPNNQLKVEVKNGEVIVSGNVETQEQMQQIEPLLSSIEGIKKVNVMASIEPRVTN; translated from the coding sequence ATGAATACAGGAAATAATCGAAAAAATGCCAGAGTGGTATATCGAGAATATACAGACTCCGATGGTAACATTCGCACGGAATATAAAGACGCTAAAGGTAATATTTATACCGAATATCAAGATGCTAATGGTACTTTTCATACGGATGAACAAAACTCCATTAATCATAAATTGGCGGATGCTCGTATTCAAGACGCACGAGTCGATAATGCAGTGGCACAAATCGATCGATCTGACAAAAATATCTCTAAAGGATTACTGATCGGTGTTATTGTTACCACTGTAGCGGGTTTAGTTGCAGGAGTGATTTATTTTTTAAATGATCTGAATAACCCTCAACCCGTGCCGATCGTCACGATTCCCACGGAAAAAGTTAACCCTAACCCTACCCCCATAAAGGTTGTAGAAAAAGAAGTCGTCAAAATAGTTCCCGTACAAGTGCCTGTACCAACTCCCATGCCCACGGTTAAAGCACCAGAGGCAAAAGCACCAGAGACTAAAACACCAGAGGCAAAAGCACCAGAGACTAAAACACCAGAACCTAATAATAATCCTACGGTGAATAATAATATCACGGTCAAACCTTCGGAGTCTAATTCAGTTCCCGTAGCTAAACCTAGTGAAACCACGACAAAACCTGTGGTAATACCAAATAATTCTGTCAAAGGTAAAAATGATACTGTACTCAAAAATGAAATTTTGAAAACCTTTCAGGGTAATTTACCGAACAATCAATTAAAAGTTGAGGTAAAAAATGGTGAGGTAATCGTATCAGGGAATGTGGAAACACAGGAACAAATGCAACAAATTGAACCGTTACTCTCATCCATTGAAGGTATTAAAAAAGTTAATGTAATGGCTTCGATCGAACCCAGAGTGACAAATTAA
- a CDS encoding CsbD family protein, translated as MSIKDRAKATAKNVEGKIQETMGNVTDNPKAQSEGKAKQVEAKVRHTTEDVKDEAKKIAE; from the coding sequence ATGAGTATCAAAGATAGAGCAAAGGCAACAGCTAAAAATGTTGAAGGTAAAATTCAGGAAACTATGGGAAATGTGACAGATAATCCTAAAGCACAATCTGAAGGTAAGGCAAAACAAGTGGAAGCAAAAGTTCGTCACACCACTGAGGATGTGAAAGACGAAGCTAAAAAGATTGCTGAGTAA
- a CDS encoding ABC transporter ATP-binding protein: MEQEIRSNLNDSILIANNLSKSFGGLKAVNNASIEVKANSITGLIGPNGAGKSTLFNLLSNFLKADTGKVLFEGKPVQNLNPHEIAREGFIRTFQVARVLSRLTVLENMLLGSQKQTGENIFSVLINQGKIRREEKENKAKAMNILESVGLAEKAYDYAGALSGGQRKLLEMARTLMTNPKLILLDEPAAGVNPTLINQICQHIVNWNQQGISFLIIEHNMDVIMSLCSHVWVLAEGTNLADGTPEEIQGDDRVLEAYLGG; the protein is encoded by the coding sequence ATGGAGCAAGAAATTCGATCGAACTTAAACGATTCTATACTCATCGCTAATAATCTCTCCAAAAGTTTTGGCGGTTTAAAAGCAGTAAACAACGCCAGTATAGAAGTTAAAGCCAATAGTATAACAGGATTAATAGGTCCTAATGGTGCAGGGAAAAGTACTCTATTTAACTTATTATCAAATTTTTTAAAAGCCGACACAGGAAAAGTCTTATTTGAAGGTAAACCAGTACAAAACTTAAACCCCCATGAAATTGCCCGAGAAGGATTTATTCGCACCTTTCAAGTGGCGAGGGTATTATCTCGTTTAACGGTATTAGAAAATATGTTGTTAGGTAGTCAGAAGCAAACAGGAGAAAATATATTTTCTGTCTTAATCAATCAAGGCAAAATTCGCCGAGAAGAAAAAGAAAACAAGGCAAAAGCCATGAATATTTTAGAATCCGTAGGATTAGCCGAAAAAGCCTATGATTACGCAGGAGCATTGTCAGGAGGACAAAGAAAACTCCTTGAAATGGCTCGAACTTTAATGACAAATCCTAAACTTATTTTACTAGACGAACCAGCCGCAGGAGTTAATCCCACCCTTATTAATCAAATTTGTCAGCATATTGTCAACTGGAATCAACAGGGAATTTCTTTCCTGATTATTGAGCATAATATGGATGTGATTATGTCTCTTTGTAGTCATGTTTGGGTATTGGCAGAAGGTACAAATTTAGCTGATGGTACTCCCGAAGAAATACAAGGGGACGATCGAGTTTTAGAAGCCTATTTAGGAGGATAA
- a CDS encoding response regulator — translation MRKFPFPLRYSIPIILIFCGGLLGFFSSFHEIKQIYQNTENEGRNYLKISAGQTAIILDYLYRREDMQNAVITIISQLGSDSHLKKIILFNENNIVQVSSRYDLINLGVESTTAKSYLPLFYQIRNNLQGQILLSKNNDSLMAFYPVLLDILPGEIQPSRIGILFFEYDLNFAREKALNNIVQRNVVSFTLLTIFCIVLWFFFELTLTRRVSKLVSASNSFSQGNLNIRTQLSGSDELAKISYAFDRMASRIEKNTLILEKQLRERKAITEKLKDTNIKLELATKAKSEFLANMSHEIRTPMNGVISITELLALTNLDDQQRELVDIIQDSGKSLLNIINDILDFSKIEANKIQLEEQCFNLFTLVKSVCILMSKQAEKKQIKLEYNIDSDIPLYFLGDSFRLRQILLNLISNALKFTPKGNVLITINIDKKWTIDEQKEELKYQLLVTVKDTGIGIDRDKINTLFDPFIQGDASINRQYGGTGLGLTISKNLVELMGGTIWVESNGKIGGNPPDNWYSKLNDRSDKPSMEGAIFYFTFQIKAVLYCNLTPNNLNQENLNNSSSQVESSPLKILLAEDNKVNQKVALLTLKKIGYTADIANNGLEVLEMLEKQFYDVILMDMQMPKMDGITATQKIRQSSTKQPIIIAVTANILEEDRQKCFDAGMDNYISKPIGIIQLKETLANLK, via the coding sequence ATGAGAAAATTTCCTTTTCCCCTAAGATATTCTATTCCCATTATATTGATATTTTGTGGTGGTTTATTGGGGTTTTTCTCCTCATTTCATGAAATAAAACAAATTTATCAAAATACGGAAAATGAAGGGAGAAATTATTTAAAAATATCTGCGGGACAAACTGCTATAATTTTAGACTATCTTTATCGCCGAGAAGATATGCAAAATGCCGTAATAACTATTATTAGTCAATTAGGTAGTGATTCCCATTTAAAGAAAATAATTTTATTTAATGAAAATAATATTGTTCAAGTTTCTAGTCGTTATGATTTAATCAATCTTGGGGTAGAAAGTACCACTGCAAAATCTTATTTACCTTTATTTTATCAGATTAGAAATAACTTGCAAGGACAGATTTTATTATCAAAAAATAATGATAGTTTAATGGCTTTTTATCCTGTTTTATTAGATATTTTACCCGGGGAGATTCAACCTTCTCGTATCGGGATTCTTTTCTTTGAATATGACTTAAATTTTGCTAGAGAAAAAGCCCTTAATAATATTGTACAAAGAAATGTAGTTTCTTTCACCCTTTTAACAATTTTTTGTATTGTTTTATGGTTTTTCTTTGAGTTAACTTTAACTCGTCGGGTATCGAAATTAGTATCAGCTAGTAACAGTTTTTCTCAAGGTAATTTAAACATTAGGACTCAACTTTCAGGCTCAGATGAATTAGCCAAAATTTCCTATGCGTTCGATCGAATGGCTAGTAGAATAGAAAAAAATACCCTGATTTTAGAGAAACAATTAAGAGAAAGAAAAGCCATTACAGAAAAACTAAAAGATACGAATATTAAATTAGAATTAGCCACAAAAGCTAAAAGTGAATTTCTCGCTAATATGAGTCATGAAATTAGGACTCCCATGAATGGAGTTATTAGTATTACGGAACTTTTAGCCTTAACTAATTTAGATGACCAACAAAGAGAATTAGTTGATATTATTCAAGATAGCGGAAAAAGTCTTTTAAATATTATTAATGATATTCTTGATTTTTCTAAAATAGAAGCGAATAAAATTCAATTAGAAGAACAATGTTTTAACTTATTTACTCTGGTAAAATCTGTCTGTATTCTTATGTCTAAACAAGCAGAAAAAAAACAAATTAAATTGGAATATAACATTGATTCTGATATTCCTCTTTATTTTCTTGGAGATTCCTTTCGATTACGTCAAATTTTGTTAAACCTCATTAGTAATGCCCTTAAATTTACTCCTAAAGGCAATGTTTTGATTACTATAAACATCGATAAAAAATGGACTATTGATGAACAAAAAGAAGAATTAAAATATCAATTATTGGTAACAGTTAAAGATACTGGTATTGGGATCGATCGAGATAAAATAAATACATTATTTGATCCTTTTATTCAAGGAGATGCGTCCATAAATCGTCAATATGGAGGTACAGGTTTAGGATTAACTATTAGTAAAAATTTAGTAGAATTAATGGGAGGAACAATTTGGGTAGAAAGTAACGGTAAGATAGGAGGAAATCCTCCCGATAATTGGTATTCTAAGCTCAATGATAGATCAGATAAACCAAGTATGGAAGGAGCAATATTTTACTTTACTTTTCAAATTAAAGCAGTATTGTATTGTAACTTAACTCCCAATAATTTAAACCAAGAAAACTTAAATAATTCATCTTCTCAAGTTGAATCTTCTCCATTAAAAATTCTTCTTGCCGAAGACAATAAAGTTAATCAAAAAGTAGCCTTATTAACCCTCAAAAAAATAGGTTATACTGCGGATATTGCCAATAATGGTTTAGAAGTTTTAGAGATGTTAGAAAAACAATTTTATGATGTTATTTTAATGGATATGCAAATGCCAAAAATGGATGGCATTACTGCCACGCAAAAAATTCGTCAATCCTCCACAAAACAACCGATTATTATTGCGGTGACAGCGAATATTTTAGAAGAAGATAGACAAAAATGTTTCGATGCAGGGATGGATAATTATATTAGTAAGCCTATTGGTATTATTCAATTAAAAGAAACCTTAGCAAATCTTAAATAG
- a CDS encoding PIN domain-containing protein: protein MLLVVDANILIGELLRKRGRILFNHPRLNLYISNRVFNETGYELNKRINLMIQKEKIESSLGEETLNFWNSTINDTIKIVHISEFSHLEEEAKNRIPRDPNDWEIVAISILLNADIWTQDCDFIGCGRATWTTDTLIYFLNKNT, encoded by the coding sequence ATGCTTTTAGTTGTCGATGCCAATATCTTAATAGGTGAACTACTAAGAAAAAGAGGACGGATTTTATTTAACCATCCTCGCTTAAATCTTTATATTTCAAACAGAGTTTTTAATGAGACAGGCTATGAATTAAACAAAAGAATAAACTTGATGATCCAAAAAGAAAAAATTGAATCTTCTTTAGGAGAAGAAACCCTAAATTTTTGGAACTCAACAATCAATGATACTATAAAAATAGTTCATATATCTGAATTTTCACATTTAGAAGAAGAAGCTAAAAATCGTATTCCAAGAGATCCTAATGATTGGGAAATAGTTGCTATTTCAATCTTACTCAATGCTGATATTTGGACTCAAGACTGTGACTTTATTGGGTGTGGGCGTGCTACTTGGACAACAGACACTTTGATCTATTTTTTGAATAAAAATACTTAA
- a CDS encoding ABC transporter substrate-binding protein, which produces MNISYKRKGFFKSVILIFISGILVITLSNCKTETTFPLRIGSNIWPGYATLYLARDLGDYTNTTIKLVDYPSATEVVRAYRHEEIEGVALTIDEALVLASTQDNIRIVAIFNISDGGDVILGKPEIKTMKDLKGKRVGVESTALGAFFLTRGLEESGMSLEDIKIVSLELSEHEKAYQNDLVDAIVTFYPPKSKILEMGANLLFDSSQIPGEIVDVLVVNTGAIENSPQTIQTLINGHFKGLDYLEKKPQEASPIMAKRSQVTPEEFLESLNGLRQPNLQENQDLLSKNDPSLINAMEKLVTIMLDNKLLTNTVDIESLLDDRFVQNVTLKDNEHTK; this is translated from the coding sequence ATGAATATAAGTTACAAGAGAAAAGGCTTTTTCAAATCTGTTATCCTAATTTTTATTAGTGGTATTTTAGTCATAACTTTAAGCAATTGTAAAACAGAAACGACTTTCCCCTTGCGTATTGGCTCAAATATTTGGCCCGGTTACGCTACTTTATACTTAGCTAGAGATTTAGGTGATTATACTAATACTACTATTAAGTTAGTAGATTATCCTTCCGCAACAGAAGTAGTACGGGCTTATCGTCATGAAGAAATTGAAGGGGTAGCCCTGACGATCGATGAAGCATTAGTGTTAGCATCAACTCAAGATAATATTCGTATTGTCGCCATTTTTAATATTTCCGATGGGGGAGATGTCATCTTAGGAAAGCCCGAAATCAAAACCATGAAAGACTTAAAAGGGAAAAGAGTGGGAGTAGAATCCACCGCCTTGGGGGCTTTTTTTCTTACCCGTGGCTTAGAAGAATCGGGGATGTCTTTGGAAGATATAAAAATTGTTTCTTTAGAACTTTCTGAGCATGAAAAGGCTTATCAAAATGATCTCGTTGATGCTATCGTCACATTTTATCCCCCCAAGTCAAAAATTTTAGAGATGGGAGCAAATTTATTATTTGATAGTAGTCAAATACCGGGGGAAATTGTCGATGTCTTAGTCGTTAATACAGGTGCGATCGAAAACTCTCCTCAAACTATTCAAACTTTAATCAATGGACATTTCAAGGGGTTGGATTATTTAGAGAAAAAGCCCCAAGAAGCCTCCCCTATCATGGCAAAAAGAAGCCAAGTCACCCCAGAAGAATTTTTGGAATCATTAAATGGGTTAAGACAGCCTAATTTACAAGAAAATCAGGATTTATTAAGTAAAAATGATCCTTCCTTGATTAATGCGATGGAAAAATTGGTCACAATAATGTTAGATAATAAACTATTAACAAACACCGTTGATATTGAGAGCCTTCTTGACGATCGATTTGTACAAAATGTAACGTTAAAAGATAATGAACATACAAAATAA